The following are encoded together in the Pygocentrus nattereri isolate fPygNat1 chromosome 3, fPygNat1.pri, whole genome shotgun sequence genome:
- the LOC108429153 gene encoding C-C chemokine receptor type 4-like, whose amino-acid sequence MFIFMKFDQLNLEKRDQKYNFLFNVSRTEAYDYSYYNSFDLIEHPEYHYGVHGNCFYKVLYSLFFVVGFPLQCARSVGHHVGCSAEKHVCLLNLALADLLLVFTLPFLDYYANHSWNFRNAMCKIILTIYYVGFYGGIFFTVLMSTDRYLTVVHAVFDLRVRTKAYRISASVVIWIIAVASSFPELCYLQVQEYKEVVLCCAYPKHKTEASKAIGLFKMNVLGLLIPLGFCYSMVLRRLLTVRAAKKHAVCLVIVVVVVFFCCWTPYNIAVFLKGLEVIATDCKGSKKILSSLQITEAVAYLHSCLNPFLYVFVGEKFKRHLIRLLCCIPCIKVKFMKDYLTQAAGSVYL is encoded by the coding sequence ATGTTTATCTTCATGAAATTTGATCAACTAAATCTTGAGAAGAGAgatcaaaaatataattttctctTCAATGTTTCCAGGACTGAAGCATATGACTACTCATATTACAACAGTTTTGACCTGATTGAACACCCAGAATATCACTACGGAGTCCACGGAAACTGTTTCTATAAAGTACTCTATTCCCTGTTCTTTGTGGTGGGCTTCCCTTTGCAATGTGCTCGTAGTGTGGGTCATCATGTTGGGTGCTCAGCTGAAAAGCATGTGTGCCTTCTGAACCTGGCCCTAGCTGACCTGCTCCTGGTCTTTACTCTTCCCTTTCTGGACTATTATGCTAACCATAGCTGGAATTTTAGGAATGCTATGTGCAAGATTATCCTCACCATTTACTATGTTGGGTTTTATGGTGGCATCTTCTTCACTGTGCTGATGAGCACTGACAGATATTTAACTGTGGTCCACGCCGTGTTTGATCTGAGGGTCAGAACCAAGGCATACAGGATTTCGGCCAGTGTAGTCATCTGGATCATAGCTGTTGCATCATCTTTCCCTGAGCTGTGCTACCTTCAGGTCCAAGAATACAAAGAAGTAGTACTTTGCTGTGCATatccaaaacataaaacagaagCATCGAAAGCCATtggcctttttaaaatgaatgttttgggCCTGCTGATTCCACTGGGATTCTGCTACTCAATGGTGCTGCGGAGGCTCCTCACAGTTCGGGCAGCTAAGAAACATGCTGTGTGTCTCGTCATTGTGGTTGTGGTGGTCTTCTTCTGTTGCTGGACGCCATACAACATTGCAGTGTTCCTCAAAGGCCTGGAAGTCATAGCTACAGATTGCAAAGGCAGCAAGAAGATTCTGTCGAGTCTCCAGATCACTGAAGCTGTGGCATACTTACACAGCTGCCTGAATCCCTTCCTCTATGTGTTCGTGGGAGAGAAGTTTAAGAGGCACCTCATCAGGCTCCTATGCTGCATACCTTGCATCAAGGTGAAGTTCATGAAAGACTACCTGACCCAGGCAGCAGGGTCAGTATATTTGTAG